CTCAGTAAACTTTTATTAAACTGGAACTTAGAAAAGAGGAATGTGGTGATAGAAATGGGTTGTAAGTGGAAACAGGCTTTGTACTCAGATGAAAGGCCCTGTGTGTGCCAAGAGGAGGTGTCTGATGCAAGCCCATGTTGGAAGGAAGatcagaaagacagaaaaacGTGCCTTCCTGCACTGAGGCTCTCTgagttttattcattcattcatttcattcatttttcacttcattcatttgctcatattctctctctctctctctctctctctctctctctctctctctctctctcacacacacacacacacacagggaaccACAAAGCAGTAGAGAATAAACTCAAGCATAGGAATGCAGAGAAACATCTGGaatcatgtgtatgtgtatagacATGCCAGAGCATGTGAGCCACTCTGCATGAGGGGGTCTCTGTATAGCATGGGGACTTGGGTCTGTGTGCCTTGAGACCCTGGATGTATATACCCCAGGACATTGGTAGGTATGGGGAACAGGGTTCTGTGGGATCAGAATTCTACATgccaggtggggaagggagccaaaGTGGTATGAGATGGGGTGAGGGGAGCACTGGATCTGCCTAAGGGAGGACTCCACTGTCAACTCCAGCTGAGTGTGGTTGTAAGGGAATGGGAGCCTAGGGTGGCCAGAATCTTCTGTTTTGCAAGCCAAGTCTGGAATCCaaagtttaaaatagaaaatctttTGCCTTTTATATAATGGCAACTACTTCACCAAGAACAAGTGAACAGaccagaaacaagaaaaaacaaaacttctgTGAGCTATATATGGCTCATGGCTGTAAGTTGGTGTCCTTCAGTGGGAACACACATGTGCAGTCTGTCTGTGCAGGTTTGTGTTCAGTACTAGGGTGGGGTACCTCCTCTTTGAGCAGAGAGTGTCCCCTGCTCCCTTCCCACCTGGCTTCCTCCCCATCTGCTACTTACAGAAAAGCATTTGGCTCTGGCCTCGGTCACGGTTCTCAAATATGCTCCTTCCTCGTTGCCCCCTCAGCCACGGCCATGCCTCACCTGACCATGTCAGACTCCTCCCTGGGCCCCTGGCGTTCACCCTCCTCCTTCCTATCCCATCTGTCCCCCATGCAGCAGCCTGAGAGCTTTCTAAAACCTAGGCAGATGTCGGCACCCCCTGCCCCAACACCTCTCCTCCCTGGTTCCCTGACCTAGCTTTCGGTCCTCTAAGTGCTGGTCCCCGCTGGCCTCTGAGGCACTGCTATCCAGAATGTCCTCATCCCCTGTCACTGCTGGGGGTTTCCCCTCAACCTCTGAGGTCTGGCTCAAATGCCACCAGCTCCTAGAAGCTTCCCTGactttctcctctttgttcccacAGCATTTTCATCATCTCTGCCCCCTCCCCTATCCCCTGGGGACTTAAACACATTATTTTATGAAATCCTCACATCAACTCTATGAGGGAGGCATTTTGCttattcccatttaacagatgagaaaattgagtctGGAGAGGTCACATCACTTGCCCAAGCTCAAATGGTAAAGCTGGGGTTTGAACATGGTATCGACTGTACCTACAGTCCCTCCATCATCATAATAGCTCAGTGCTGATACTTGCTGAGCACTTATAGTTCTGAGCACATTATATGTATTATCTCAATCTCTACATCCACCCTGTTAAGTAGGGAATACTATGTTATTGTCATTtaacagagagagaaactgaggcccagagaggaaaagagaatttccCAAAGCCACATGCCAGCCAGTGGTGAAGAGGGGTCCTAGCACAGAGTGGATTGCACTGCTTGGTCATTGTCTGACTCCTTCCTCACCCTCTGTCTGGAGGCTCCTCGGGGTGGGAACTCTGCCCAACTCACCTTGACATCGCTCAGGGCCAACTGATCTCTGGCACTAGCAGGCTCTTGGTAGGTTTGCTAAATTCGACTgactttctgttttctcttctagCTGCCAAGGGGCCAAGGGATGAGCGGGGCCCTCCTTCCCAATGGCATCTCCCCCTGGTCTGGAACTGAAGACACTGAGCAATGGTCCCCGGGCCCCAAGGAGACCAGCTCCTCTGGGCCCAGTGGCCCCACCTCGGGAGGGTGTGGAGAATGCCTGCTTCTCCTCAGAGGAGTGTGAGACCCATTTCCAGAATCCTGGGGATGCCGGACTGGGCAGCTCCTTCAGCACCCCCGAGGGTGTCCCCTCGCAGCCCCGATCCCAGCGGGACGATCTGTCTCTGCGTTCAGAAGAGGGGCCAGGCCTGGAGCCTGTGAGCCGCCCAGTGGATTATGGCTTTGTTTCTGCTCTGGTTTTTCTGGTGAGTGGGATCCTCCTTGTGGTGACAGCATACGCCATCCCCCGAGAGGCCCGTGTCAACCCGGACACAGTGACAGCACGGGAGATGGAACGCCTAGAGATGTACTATGCCCGCCTGGGCTCCCACCTGGACAAGTGCATCATTGCGGGCTTGGGGCTGCTCACAGTGGGCGGCATGCTCTTATCTGTGTTGTTGATGGTCTCCCTGTGCAAGGGTGAGCTGTACCGCCGGCCGACCTTCGTTCCTGGCAGGGGCTCCAGGAAGACCTATGGCTCCATTAACCTGCGCATGAGACAGCTCAATGGGGACGGGGGCCAGGCCCTGGTGGAGAATGAAGCTGTCCAGGTCTCAGAGACCAGCCACACCCTCCAGGGGTCTTAAGTAAGAGCCCACCCTATCTGGCTGCTTCAGCTTCAGGTCTACAAGGCCCCCAAAGGCCTGGGGTTTCAGACTGAGCTCCACAGAGGGCCCTGTGGAAGGAGTCTTCGGTGCCTGATGGGGAGCCTGGGGGGCCTGGTCCAGGCTGTACTCAGGAGAGCAGCCCCCTGCTCTGTTTTGTGGCTTCAGGTTTTGCATAAGGTTTTGTTTGGAGGATGGCTTCTGCTGCTAAAAATACAAAAGTTTGGAAACTGCTGCCCTTGGAGGATGAGGTTTCTTGGCATTTCCGAGGACTGGGAGTTGTTTAAAAGGCTGCCCATCCTGTTCCTCATGCCTTGGGGAATTCTGGGAGCCTCATTAGCAAAGTGTGGGTGTTGGGCAGTCTTGGAGGGACCCCTTTCATTCCTGACCATCTAAGGTGGGAGGTGGCTTCACAATGAAGGGAGAAGTCAGCACTGGGGTGCTCCTTTCTCCAGGCCTCGGTCCCCTTGACTATGAGGCAAGAGGGTGGAACTAGATGACCCCTGGGGCCCCTCCAGTTCTGCTCTGGGAATGGGAGCCCAGTGTCTGCCTCTGGCCACTCCTTCAGGAGGTGAGTGTCTGGCAGGTGCTGATCATTTTCTGGTGCTGGGTAGCCCTCCTGTCAGCCAGTTGGCAGCTTGCAGGGTCCTGCTGAAGAGCTCCTCAAGTCCCCTGGTTAGGCTGGGTTAAATCCAAAGCTTTCCATAGCCTGGTTTTGGTCTTGGAATCAAATTACCTGCAGTGACTAGATCTCTGCACACATTTTGCAAAGTCAGTTGCACAGTTTTCACCTTCCAACTCCTTGGACAAGAGGGATCATTTATATAAGAAAAGGTACGGGCTTTGTCGTATTTCTGGGGATACATTGTGGCcttcatcacctccccaccctcaATGGTGTGTTTCTGGGCCATGACCATATTCTGGTagcagaaaaaatttttttaatgctgaatcTGTAACCTCCTCCCATCCCACCTTAGCAGTAAAATGCAGCCCCCATTTATTTGAGGAGAAAGCAGGTACATTCTGATGGTCTGGAAACTCCGGCTACATTGATCGCTGTTCTACTTCCCTTGTGGAGTCTCCAGGCTCCATCTAGACTCTCTTTAAACTACTGACAGGGAAAGAAAGTGGGCCTGGTGAGCAAGGTATTTCAGGACTGGGAGAGGTACCATCCACTCTGAATGGCCCTAAGGTGGCTTTGAGAGCTCATGCCTTCTCGGAACTGGGGTGAAGATCCTAAATGGGCCATTTCTGTGAGTCCCTGACCCCATGAAGGTCCTACTTACTCCATTTCAGTTGGCCATGTGGGCCAAGGATCCTGTATTCTGGGGATGGAAGGGTGGAGTGGGCATGGGGTCTGTCCTGCTTAGAGCAGCCCTGATTAGCTGTAACTGAGCCTTCAGTCTGGTGAGTTGAACATCTGGGCAGTGTAACATCACAGCTCCTATGATGGATCAAATATCTGCTCCTGCTGGCAGGCTTTGCCAAGGACAGAGGGCTAGGGGAGGGCTGGAGGGGACAAGGGCTGTTCAGTTTGGCCTGCCAGGTGCTGTTCTGGGTGTGGAAGGGGTGTGGTTTGAAAAGAACAAAGCCTCAAGATGGTGAAAGATCCACAAGTCCAGGGCTTCCACTGTTGTTCCAGTCTCTCCCAGGCTTTAAGTGAGGAGTGGATGCAGAGAGTGGCAAGAGCTGTTCTGGGTAAACTACAGTGAATTGAACATCTCAAATGATGGGCTAAGGCCTTTCAAATccatgatgataataataaaaatataaatataaatccaAGCCTACGGATTACTGTGCCTGTGGGGGACTCATTTGGATACTAACCCTGTTGAATGGATGCATCTGGGACCATCAATTCGTATCAGTTTAAATGCGATGAATTGTATTTAGGGGCTAAATGTGTTAGAAGATTAAATCCCAGGAATCTCAGGTTTTCTCAAAGCCAGAGAAGCCTGCCTTGCATCCTAATGTAGAAACTCCTTTAGAAAATGTGCATAATGGATTGAGGCAGTCATTACCTTGTCAGTGAATTAAGAAAGCTTGAAAAATGCCAGAAACATTTCCCCAAGACTGCAGCTGAGATCTCCCAGCTGGTGGATCAGAAGCAGGGTTAGGAAGGAAGGAGTCAGGAAGGAGCATGGCATAGGTTGCTGAGAACTTTCCTTGCAGGCTTTTTGGGGGCAGGTGTGGAGTGGCCCAGGGGACCCTGTGGTTGCTGGAACTTGCCTTACCTCCAGGAACCGCCTCTTCCATCCAATGCTACTAGAGTCTCCAAACCTTGTTTTACCTGGTGTATCAGAACAGATACTGATTTTGTACTGGTAAAACCTGGGTATGAATCCAGGCTTTGTGGCCTTGGGCAGGTTATTCCACCTCTCTGAGTATGGTTTTCTTATCTGTGAGGTGGGAGGACTGAAAGCCCCCCTCTGTTTGCAGGGCTGGGTGGCAGTGGGGACAAGATAAAGAACCCCCTCATACCTATGTGAGGTCCACCACATAGGGATCCCCCTCCTTGCTCGTCTCAGCTGGGGATAGGGGGTTAGGCCTAAAACCTCGGGGTCAGCTATCCAGTCTTTTCTCACTCCCCGCATCCTACCTATCAGCAGGTCTTGTTGGTTTTGCCCACACTGGGCCACAACTGCCTCACTCCAGTAGCTCACTGGTGTCCTAATTTCTCTTCTGTCTTCCCTCTGCCCCTGGTTCATCCTCCACTCTGCAGCCAGATTTTGTTAAAACGTTAGTTGGGTCCGGTCATTCCTCTGTTCAGCACCCTCCCAGGGCTCACTGTCACTCCATGCCAAAGCAAAAACCCTTACCCTGGCCAGAGGTGGATTTACCATCCAGACCCCTCACTGGGGCAGGCCCCTTCCAAAGCTCTGagtgaaatttttatttgtaattttgattttatttaatgaTAGGCCCTTAAATTGCATAAGCTTCAGGCTCCCCCAAACCTGGGTCCATCTCTCACATCGACCTCCTGAATCCCTACACAATCTGGCCCCGTTGCCTCTCTGACTTTAtgtcccacctcttgcctctgctCACTCCATTCGAGCCACACTTGCCTCCTTGCTGTCCCTCAGCCTTGCCAGACACGCTTCCACcttggggcctttgcacttgctgctctGTCTGGAAGGCCCTCCCCCTCAGCATCTGCAAGGCCCACTCCCCCACCTCCTTAGGGctgtcaccttctcagtgaggcctttGCTGACCATCTATTTAAATTtgcacccctccccccaccagcttcagtccctcttctccttccttgCTTTGTTTTCTCCGGAGCACTGATCACACCCAGCAGACTGTGTCCTGTACTtactcattctctctctcccaccactCCCTGCTGGATTGCATTCTCCATGGGGGCTGCCATTTTGGCCTCCTAGTATGCCCAGTATTAAAACAGTTTTGACAcatcattgaatgaataaatgaaacagaagtttTCTCTGTCTGCTGTAGCAGGGCCCTGTGCAGGGTCCCGAGGCCCTACCTCCTGGAGCCCCCACTAGGAGTAAGAGGCAGTCACGAAGTTCAGGTGGCTGGAAGTATTGAAATAGCTTATTTTGTCTCTGGAACGTGAAGTTGGAGCTTGGAAACCTATCTGCCTTCCCATCCTgcctctccctcactcaaagacCTCGAGTGTCCAGGCCTGGGCCTTTGTAACcccactgtccatcatcatatcTGCTCACTTACCTCAGGCATGAGTCTCCAAGCTGAAAATGCCTGCTACCTGAGACTCCAccattatttctcccttcagaatAAGCATTACCTTCTCTGGGATTCTCTTTAAAATGTCCTCCTCTTTGAATGTGTacacctacacatacacacacatgcaggaGCACACACCTGTGCATATGTACCCACATTCATGTGCACATACCTTGT
This sequence is a window from Manis pentadactyla isolate mManPen7 chromosome 5, mManPen7.hap1, whole genome shotgun sequence. Protein-coding genes within it:
- the TMEM74B gene encoding transmembrane protein 74B, with translation MASPPGLELKTLSNGPRAPRRPAPLGPVAPPREGVENACFSSEECETHFQNPGDAGLGSSFSTPEGVPSQPRSQRDDLSLRSEEGPGLEPVSRPVDYGFVSALVFLVSGILLVVTAYAIPREARVNPDTVTAREMERLEMYYARLGSHLDKCIIAGLGLLTVGGMLLSVLLMVSLCKGELYRRPTFVPGRGSRKTYGSINLRMRQLNGDGGQALVENEAVQVSETSHTLQGS